One genomic segment of Candidatus Cloacimonadota bacterium includes these proteins:
- a CDS encoding polysaccharide deacetylase family protein: protein MKLKIGIDKLTPGWQIIFQQQAYNTSELALDDDLNDYVCLIITQKPSIEFQKKIDNYTKNGGIIIIDSTVSCYFFKVKFKKKKVSFLIPTKDSIFNELGLVDFYTTFYYLKPYNFKWLDKKLMIQTKLIGSGMIINLPFDLDKLMLDESTKRKKFWADRKELPSEIVSRISKGKIRQLIHKLLYFIHQKKNLPLMRISEFPKPLQSLFMFRVDTDFCSADQANSLYEICKKYNINGTWFVDTKDSSMLKDVYAKMTDQEIGLHCKRHLVFDDYKSNKVNIENGLEDLEKAGIKVEGFAAPFGSWNEDLGKVLEEKKFTYSSEFAVNYDDLPFFPFYHDKSSSVLQIPIFPVSTGRLRRSHFSLEEMWQFYKQYIDECLKRNQPIIIYYHPSHGHHNIIEQVFSYVNDLEIPNLTFNEFSKFWIERKNFSWDAEIKSDRLELKFEKSSNLQLVLEKENEISYFSFQNQIKLKKLSWQRKEAIFIPDDLKRIRKWHWRDVLYNYESNKGKKYHENLSG from the coding sequence ATGAAACTGAAGATTGGCATTGATAAACTTACTCCTGGCTGGCAAATCATCTTTCAGCAACAAGCTTATAATACTTCCGAATTAGCTTTGGATGACGATTTAAATGATTACGTTTGTTTGATAATTACACAGAAACCTTCAATTGAATTCCAAAAAAAAATTGATAATTACACAAAAAACGGTGGAATTATTATCATAGATTCTACCGTTTCATGTTATTTTTTTAAGGTAAAATTCAAAAAGAAAAAAGTTAGTTTTCTAATTCCAACAAAAGATTCCATATTTAATGAATTGGGGTTGGTTGATTTCTATACAACTTTTTATTATCTAAAGCCTTATAATTTTAAGTGGTTAGATAAAAAATTAATGATACAAACTAAACTTATCGGTTCAGGAATGATTATTAATCTTCCTTTTGATCTGGATAAATTGATGTTAGATGAGAGCACAAAACGCAAAAAATTCTGGGCGGATCGAAAAGAACTTCCTTCGGAAATTGTTTCAAGAATTTCTAAAGGTAAGATTCGCCAGCTGATCCACAAATTGCTTTATTTTATTCATCAAAAAAAGAACTTGCCATTAATGCGTATTTCAGAGTTCCCCAAACCTTTGCAATCGCTATTTATGTTTCGTGTTGATACCGATTTTTGTTCAGCTGATCAGGCAAATTCTCTTTACGAAATCTGTAAGAAATATAACATTAATGGTACCTGGTTTGTAGATACAAAAGATTCATCGATGCTTAAAGATGTTTATGCCAAAATGACAGATCAGGAAATTGGTCTTCATTGTAAACGGCATCTGGTTTTTGATGATTATAAATCGAATAAGGTCAACATAGAAAATGGTTTAGAAGATTTAGAAAAAGCAGGAATCAAAGTAGAAGGTTTTGCAGCACCATTTGGCAGTTGGAACGAAGATCTGGGAAAAGTACTGGAAGAGAAAAAATTTACCTATTCATCTGAATTTGCAGTGAATTATGATGACCTGCCATTTTTTCCATTTTATCATGATAAATCTTCTTCAGTTCTGCAGATCCCGATCTTTCCTGTCAGTACAGGCAGGTTACGCAGATCGCATTTTTCTCTGGAAGAAATGTGGCAGTTTTACAAACAATATATCGATGAATGTTTAAAAAGAAATCAGCCAATTATCATTTATTATCATCCTTCGCATGGTCATCACAATATTATTGAACAGGTTTTTTCTTATGTTAATGATTTAGAAATTCCCAATTTAACTTTCAATGAATTTAGCAAATTTTGGATTGAGAGGAAAAACTTTTCCTGGGATGCTGAAATAAAATCTGATCGCTTAGAATTAAAATTCGAAAAATCATCAAATTTGCAGTTAGTTTTAGAAAAAGAAAACGAAATCTCATATTTCTCTTTTCAAAACCAGATCAAGCTGAAGAAATTATCCTGGCAAAGGAAAGAAGCCATTTTTATACCCGACGACCTGAAAAGGATCAGGAAATGGCATTGGCGAGATGTTCTTTACAATTACGAATCGAATAAAGGTAAAAAATATCATGAAAATTTATCTGGCTAG
- a CDS encoding glycosyltransferase family 4 protein has translation MRSKLLFISSYASHFVIDDLKTLQKKYTVEKLILAGKSKNRFQKFVNTIEIVFAVFRNDFVFCWFADFSSFIAILISKILNKKSIIMVGGYETSNLPSYGGMQSRSAKFIKYAIKNADKVITVSEFLAQELRSLNLRKDINVVHLAINPKKNNIAKKKIILSCGSATPDLYKIKGIDIFAAATKSFNKYKMIIVGEFDPKLKDQLLKKNPNLEFKGKIVHEEFLGLLSETEIYCQFSRRESFGMAVLEAINSNCKVVISNEGSLPEVAQEKAFKAEISDITSCEDAISRAVNSEVPNNFNWLCENYSFEKREAKLIKIVSEL, from the coding sequence ATGAGATCAAAGCTATTGTTCATCAGCAGTTACGCATCACATTTTGTGATTGATGATCTTAAGACTCTGCAAAAAAAATACACAGTAGAAAAATTGATTTTGGCAGGAAAATCAAAAAATCGATTTCAAAAATTTGTAAATACGATTGAAATCGTTTTTGCTGTCTTCAGGAATGATTTTGTTTTCTGCTGGTTTGCCGATTTTTCATCATTTATTGCAATTCTAATTTCTAAAATCTTGAACAAAAAATCTATTATCATGGTTGGCGGATATGAAACCTCGAATTTGCCCAGTTATGGCGGAATGCAGAGTAGATCAGCAAAATTCATAAAATATGCAATTAAAAATGCTGATAAAGTAATAACGGTATCAGAATTTCTGGCGCAGGAACTAAGATCATTGAACCTTCGAAAAGATATAAATGTAGTTCATCTGGCTATCAATCCAAAAAAAAATAACATAGCAAAAAAAAAGATCATTTTAAGCTGCGGTTCTGCAACTCCAGATTTGTACAAAATCAAAGGAATTGATATTTTTGCAGCAGCAACAAAATCATTTAATAAATACAAAATGATCATTGTTGGTGAATTTGATCCTAAACTAAAAGATCAGCTTCTCAAGAAAAATCCGAATCTAGAATTTAAGGGAAAGATCGTTCATGAAGAATTTCTAGGGTTACTTTCTGAAACTGAAATCTACTGCCAGTTTTCCCGTCGTGAATCTTTTGGAATGGCTGTATTGGAGGCGATCAATTCAAACTGCAAAGTAGTGATTTCTAACGAAGGTTCCCTGCCGGAAGTGGCCCAAGAAAAAGCTTTTAAAGCAGAAATCTCTGACATCACTTCTTGCGAAGATGCAATTTCCAGGGCTGTCAATTCTGAAGTTCCAAATAATTTTAATTGGCTCTGCGAAAACTATTCATTCGAAAAACGTGAAGCAAAGCTCATAAAGATAGTTTCGGAATTATAA